TATTAGGCTGATGTAAGACATGAACTGGACTGATGTTTTGTCTGTTGTCTTGTGTGTGGTCAACAGGAGCAGGAACTGTATCAGAGAGAAGGTCTTGGAGTGAACGAGGTCCATTACGTTGATAATCAGGACTGTATAGGTCTGTTACAAAAACGATATCTGCACTCTTCTGCCTTTTAATACACCAGAAACTTCTGGCAGCCTAAATGTGCTTGAAGATTGTATGGATCTGCCTTTGTATCATTTTTGTTCAGACTTGGTGGAGGCGAAGTTAGTTGGCGTCTTGGATATCTTGGATGAAGAGAACCGGCTACCTCAACCCAGCGACCAGCACTTCACTGACACCGTCCACAGCAAACACAAGGACCATTTCCGCCTGACTGTGAGTCGCGCTTTACTCTACATCTCCTTCCGGTGGGTCCCTCTGGTTTAGTGGCTGTATTTTTCAAATCTTTCGTCCCACAGGTTCCCAGGAAGTCCAAGCTGACAGTGCACAGGAACGTCAGAGACGATGAGGGCTTCATCATCAGACACTTTGCTGGAGCAGTATGCTATGaaacggtacacacacacacacacacacacattggtctATCCATATAGAGAGAAAGCAAAAAAAATTCAGATCTTCCATATTTGTTTTGCCAACTTCTTGATTAATTTAACATGGGCATCAGTACTTCTGCTTTATTCGAAAAATAACACCAATCTCCCTCACCATGCAAGGATTTATCACCTTTCCCTAAATATTTGCTAATTCCTCAGTTAAATTAGCTTGGTAAATTGatataaataacaattaatattCTGTTGATTCCTTCAATTTAGTCTTTATGTTTTAATACTTAACTGctgttaaaatgtataaaaatcatagactgtataaaaacatggacgtagtgtccgtgacgtcacccgtagactcctgaagtgtgtttttgaagcctaaagtgtgcgaagcgagccgtcgccatcttggcagcgcatcacCGCGTGACTCTCccagacaatcaaaaatgggcaaaaaggcgggagctagttgctgtagccacacccacctagcacgacggcagtgtcagcagcggcagtccacctgtcactcaagtggctacgcccttaattatgcagaactttaagtcttaatataatttaaacggatgagttatgaaaaaaattcaccccctcacagttgtcatgaagggcaaaattagctatttagaccaaaataattttttgaaccaggctgtaaacatgttttttcctgctgtaaagttgggcattttaacatggggagtctatgggactgactcccttttgcagccaacctcaagcggccagtcgatgaattgcagttttagtcacttccttattggcctcacgagagagagcgagaggttgGCGCTCGATAAAAATCCAATAAAAATGGGTACATGAAACACAACAAATCCACTGCTGAAAataatgaaactaaataaaactaaactgagATGTAAGAAAAAGCTATAATAACCCTTTCCATAATGAAACAGGTGATTAAAAACAAGAATGAAAAACAAACTGTTTGTTAATATTTCAAGAAGACAATGTCAGCAAGATTGAGGTTTTTAAGTGCGCATAGGGACAAATGTTGGTAGATTTTGGATCCGACACAAGGGGTTTTTACAGTTCAGAGACAATAATCTCAACAAGGCAAACCATGTTTTACaagaattatattttatgcaCTCTCCAGAAATCCAGAAATTTACTGTAATGAACAAATTCTTGTGTGTTAATTTATTCAAGGTTTTGTAATGGCTGTAAGTGCCGCATTTTAAACTAAAGCTTAAATTCAATTCCAGAAAAAGTGATTTAGACCATTTTCCCCTTTCTTTTTCAGACTCAGTTTGTGGAGAAGAATAACGATGCTCTTCACATGTCCTTGGCGAGTCTGGTGAGCGAGTCGAAGGATAAATTCATTGGAGAGCTCTTCGAGAACTCCAACCACTCCAAAGACACCAAGCAGAAGGCCGGCAAACTGAACTTCATCAGCGTAGGCAACAAATTCAAGGTCAGTCTCAAAATCACTTACTCTGACCGTTATTTGAGGGGAAAATGAGCAAGGTTCCTGCAGTTTCTTACAAAGTCTTTAAAGTATATGTTAAATGGTACAACAAAGGTCTTGATTCCCATTTAAGAAGAGGAAAAACAGGGATTGCTTAATGAGAATATTAAACTTTAGAAGAGTGTTATGTAAATAAATTCATGGGAGCACTGCTCATTCAAGTCTATTGTGCATTCACACAGTTTCAGAGCCGTTCACAATCAATGATTATCTACTGCTGTGAATAATTGGTTACTGTTGAtgaattatgacaatatttactttATGGTGTTTGTATTGTAATATGTTGTTCATGGAAGtgtgcatattttattttgattacaaattaaactaatttaatTCACCAGAAACTCTTCTGTCTGGGCCGTCCCGTGAAGGAAAGACTAAGAACATTATTCCACACGTTCAGTACAGTGAATCTTTTAGGAACTTTCTTTAAAAACCTATAATAATGTATCATCAGAAATCCATTTTGATAGGCctgtaaatcatatgtatttatatattagtacTAGTGCTGTCATTTTGTCAATTTGTGCATTAATGCATGCAATTATTCATTTTTTCAGATTAACACGCTAATAATGCACGAAGGCAGCCGGTATCATTTCATATCAAAGCTCAGAAGAAACTATGAGCATGCAGTGTCATAGTTATGTCATCAGTTGAGTTATGAAGTTACCAAAAAAGCgattaaagctgccttaaaactTTGCATGTATGTAAGTATTTGTCAGATTCAACACACCTGATTAAACATCAAAGAACTAAAGACAAAACAGGAAATCAGTAGCTTTAATGATTAATGATCTATATTTcatttagaatttagtgtttgataactttattctATTTCCGTATATTTCCTACTGGCTGAAGGGCACAGGTAGCTAAATTAGAATGGGTTTTTGTGAAGTTTGGTTTAAGGTCACCTAAAttagaagggtttttttttttttttgtctaataaatgttaaaattgatagctctcTCAGTtctactgtaatgttgaatggctatagtCAAAGGTTCAATATTACGAGAAAACAACTATTTCCTAGAGACATCATCAGTGAAACTaaccttcagtcataaaaaagatgccattaaacttatttaaatataaactatattttaaaatgttaatgttaggtTGGATTAATTGCGATTAACCCATTTTTTGCCAAAATTCTTCTGAATGGTTTCATGCATATAATCATGTTAAGAGTGTCCTATGTGAACATGTTCTGCAGTTATTTTCCCCAGGTTTGAGTTTTTTTCTTGATAATGTGTGGCAGCTATGTTGTATTCACCCCTTCAATGTCAGATTTAATCCGGAGGAGAGCATCTAactcaaaataactgctttcaacaGATCAATCTTTATTCATAAATTTATTATGCATTAAAGTCGAAGAACATTcaatgtttggttaccaacattctgcaaaatatcttcttttgtgttcaacagaagaaagaatctcATAGGTGCGCTTGAGGGTaactaaatgatgacacaatttctGTTTTTGGGTCGACTGTACCTTACATAAGCAGTTTTCGCATAAGTAGCCTACAAGCAGTCCTGCAGTGAAGGGACAAGTAGACgtatacatttacataaacatatttgcatgctatatttgtgatgtaaatgtgtaaaatatcacatattatgaattttttttttaggcccatAGTATTCAGTGGCTGACTGTAGTAGGTGCTttcatataataatgtaaatataaactcATTACTTGTCTGAATTTCAACATTATAATGCAATCAAGCTACtagtcataaaatgtattttggtcCTTGACCAATTAGAATGAAACGTATCCAAACTGGATAAAGGGGCCTCAATAATTTGCCCCTTACAAGACATAATGTCATAAAATGGAGAAAAAGTTGTTCTACATCAATGAATCCCATGTGTTAGCTCTGTATCTTTCCATTCTTCCTTTTGTGAGACTGACTGAGGTTAGTTAACAGCTGCTGTCACCCCTCAAGGCTTTAGCAGACGCAGAAGAGGGACAGTGGAGCTGTGGACAGTAGATGTCAGTTAAAGTTATGTTTCAGGTGGGATATTATGAAAGCAGAAGTAAAAATGAGTAACATGAACACTACATTTCTTTGGGAAGATTTGCCTTCGCCATGCTTCCTGGAAGTAAGGGTCTTCAAGTCTTACATTTCATACCTCGAAGTTGTTGAATTTTTGGTATTTTTCTCTCTCAGACACAGCTGAATATTCTTCTGGAAAAGCTGCACAGTACTGTGAGTCGTCAAGCCCAAGTTTGATTTTGGTTCAGTTTTAGCTACATGTTTCCACATACATTCGCTGAAACGGgtgtttttgtgatttttgctGCACGTGTGTTTCAGGGTTCAAGTTTTGTCCGCTGTGTGAAGCCCAATCTGAAGATGGTCAGTCATCAGTTTGAGGGCGCTCAGATTCTGTCTCAGCTACAGTGCTcaggttaacacacacacacacacacacacacagtgcctgCACACATATCACATCACACAGACATCACTGCATCGTTTCCTGCAGGATTTTAATTTGCACTTTCAAAGTGTCCTGAGACCTGACTTGTGTAAATCCACCTACAACTATTTCAGTAGCTGTTTATTATGAGTGCAGCTTTCATGACTTCATGATAGTTAATAGACAACAATTTTAATGTGATATTTATCATGTTATGGAGAGGGAGGGAAGCTCAAGCCCATTATTTATCCCTATGAAGCCTGCTGGATCATATTTGTTGTTGTACACAATCTTCTACGTGGCTTTTGTCATATGATCATAACTTGttcttttagtataattgtaaaAAGCCCTTCACATCGTGGCTTACATGAAATCTGTACTGGTTTTCATACTGAAGTAAACATAAGGGGGAAAATGAACACTTTAAACACAACTTAGGTTTACTTAATTAcccatgcatattttttttttattctgttcaaattttgaagaatgtttatttaataatctgtcatctttttgcattgcattgcattatatgttttaccCCCCATAATAATAAAACTGCAGCACTTTGATcataaaaataagcatttaaatatcatcttactgaGAGATAATATTGAGAGACAACCTTTATTGATATGCATTGATATGTATGTTACTGTAGTCATCAGAGACTGTTATAAAGATTGCATTCATTCACATTACATGCTGTGTGAATTTGATCTTACTTTTTGTCCACATTAGCAATATCAGCATGTTTTTGCTTAGTTTGGGCCTTTGAATAATATTGAGGTATTTTGCATAAATTTCGATTtcaaaaaatgatatatttaacAATCTAATTGACATCCCAGGACGACTGCTACATGTGGAAAGCTCTCTTGTCTTCAGGGTTAAGTGTATTCATGTTCTCATTGGCCGGTGTACTGTTgtatgttctgtgtgtgtgtgtgtgttcagggatGGTGTCAGTGCTGGATCTGATGCAGGGCGGCTTCCCCTCTCGAGCGCCGTTCCACGAGCTCTACAACTTGTACAAGCAGTACATGCCTGCCAAACTGACACGGCTCGACCCCAGACTCTTctgcaaggtgtgtgtgtgtgtgtgtgtgtgtgtaagtacatGTGCAGGACGATTCTGTGTGCTACTGCTGTCCCTCTATAATATTATTTAGGTATTAAtagtatttttctttgttttttgctCAACAGGCTTTGTTCAAAGCTCTCGGCCTGAATGAAAATGATTATAAATTTGGTTTGACAAAAGTTTTTTTCAGACCTGGAAAGGTGATGTATATACCTTAtatgaattgttattattatttattttttgtctcatGATGAtaaatgtgcaagtcatattttaccccaaaatcaaATATTTGGATAAAGAAAGAAAAGTCTAATAACATGGTTTACAGTACAAGTCTTAATGATCTTTATATCATCACAACTTTTGTTCTgccaaatgtgttttgttttttgttttgggaTGAGATATGACTCATTAATTCAGATTGAATTCATCCTGGAAATCTTTATCTGTGTATGCTGTTTCTGATTGTAGAGTAGGAATGGTAGATGACTGTATTGTTGTTGACGTGTGATCATAAGTTCATTGACTAGTCTGATGTTGCTCAGTTTGCGGAGTTCGATCAGATCATGAAGTCAGATCCAGATCATCTGGCTGAACTGGTGAAGCGTGTCAATAAATGGCTGATCTGCAGCCGCTGGAAGAAGGTGCAGTGGTGTGCCCTGTCCGTCATTAAACGTACGTCACCAACTGATTGTTGCTCTTTAACTAGAGaactttataaacacacacaagtccACAGTGTTTAATGTTGATTTGATGCTCTGTCAGTGAAAAACAAGATGCTGTACCGAGCCAAAGCGTGCATCCAGATGCAGAAGACTGTTCGCATGTGGCTGTGCAGGAGGAAGCACAAACCCCGGTGGGCGGCACTTCCTCTCCTCTCCAGTGTTTGTTAGTGATGGGAAATAGTGGCATTCGTGATGTGTTTACAGTAATACATGTACTATAAGTCTAGCAGatcaaactgttttcaacactgatcatCGACAAATcatcagcaaatcagaatgatttctgaaggatcatgtgacactgaagactggagtgaatTCAGCATTTccgtcacattttaaaatatatatattgtaataatgtttcacaatattgctgtttttactgtaattcaGTCGATTAAAAAACCATAGCCTTGGCGAATGAGACATTTGAACATGATTTTCTGTGGTCATCCTCAGTGTGTCACAGATGCTGCGTGTAACACTGatgaaacgtgtgtgtgtgtgtgtgtgtgtgtgtgtgttaggatcGATGGGCTGGTGAAGGCATGTAACTTACAGAAGAGGATGGAGAAGCTGAATGAAGTGGTGTCTGGACTAAAGGAGGGAAAACAGGAGATGAGCAAACACATGCAGGAACTGGATTCCTCCATCGGTGCTCACATATTCAAGATTAAGGTgtgcatcagagagagagagagtcctgtcctgaacctCACGGAGTCTGTCGATCTTTAGCCTGTACGTGTCTTCTCTCTCCAGAGCACTGTGATGAGCCGCATGGACATCGACCACGAGCACCAGGCCCTGGTCACTCGCTCGCAGCAGCTGCTCAGCGTCATGCAGAAGAagaagcaggaggaggaggagatggaGCGACTGAGACGAATccaagaggagatggagagagagaggaagagacgtGAGGAAGAGGAGCAGAAGCGCAaacaagaggaagaggagagacgCCTGTGAGTAGACGTCCACTAATGTTAGAAATCATTTCTTCATGTCGTTCCTAAACCAGATTACTTggatttgattgatttatttgtttatcataTACTAGCCAGTATCTTCTATATAATAAAAGTGGATGAGGACCATAAAGCACCATTAAACTATCACGAAAGTCTATTCACTGTAGCTCTCAGGTCAAATGTTGCTGACTTAATGAACttctgtacctttaagacttctaTATGTAAATGAGCTGTTACAACTGTGTTTACATGTGCATTGTGAGGGGAAAAAACCTGAATTTAATTGCATGAAAGTAATATTCTAAATGCGTATAATAGATCGTATTGCTCATATAGACacgtttcttttatttctttctttattttttatctgtaatCAAAATATCATCTCAGTCTCCCCGTGAAGTGTCGGGCTTCTCTCTGGTGACGTATGCCGGACTTCTTCAATCTTTTAGTTTGCGTAATCTCTAAGATGCACAGAACCAAGTCCTCCTGCCtgtcttttttcctttctttcctgATAACTCATTTCTCTTGGCTCCACAGCACTAATTCTGACCTTACTGTGTCCAGCTGAAGCTTCTctcgctctgtctgtctgttttaggAAGGCGGAGATGGAGTTGAAGAGgaaacaggaagaggaagagcgcaagaaaagagaggaggaggagaggagactGCAGGTCACATTATTTCTTCTGCATTTTCCCTTCACGTTCACCCTTAAGCAGCGTCTGAGATGAACCTGCCAATAAATGAGATTTCCTGGCCAGGAATGTTTCTTAAcagctgtatgtttttgatttctGTTATTACAAAATAAGATTTTGCACTTATGAGAATAATATTATTTAGCCTTGCATGTTTGCGATTTCTATCTCGTACTAACTCTTGAAAAAATaccaagttctgtcatgaaacacTAGATGGGTCCTAAAcgtaactgatgatattcacCGCATTAAACGATCTgtcacaagctgattggttcatgttgcatacgcagccaatgagcttgctgctttacatttaaatggctgaTTAGCATTGACTTGCGCTTTAGAgctcctctgaaaccctccaccttccccagctccacctgtatagatccgCTGCGGGTTATTGTagatgctatttgtgcagcagcagtatgtcttaagtACTCACAGCACTATATCTGCTTCTGTTCTGGCAGTAGTGagttcctgtacttgcttgcagcagcagcagcaataaccAGCTGCATCTCTGTGTTGGTGTAACCAGGCCTTCAGTAATGAGACTCTGATAGAGCAGCAGATTTGATTAGTGCCGTGTGTTTCAGGAGGAGATGAAGCTGCAGCTGCAGGAGGAGCGGGAGCAGGAGGCGGCCCAGCAGGCCGTGCTGGAGCAGGAGCGGCGAGACCGAGAGCTGGCCCTGAGGATCGCCCAGAGCGAAGCCGAGCTCATCCCAGAGGAGACGCCCGTGGAAGCAGGACTGCACAGGTATGGCAGACCTTCAGATATTTACCCAGCACATCCTACAGCTAAACACACGCCCCATAGAGCAAACTCACATCAATACTGAATACCATGCATTCATATATCAGAGTGTCTCTCGTCACACAGACGAGGAATGTTCTGGGTTCAGTGCATCTGTGAGTAAAACCAAGACAAATCACTTCTACTGTAATCCAGTTCTAATGGAACCAGATCTTAATTAGATAACATCGTATAATAATTCAAATCTTTGCTGAAGAATCAATGGAAATTGATCTAAAGTTagtgtaaagacatttgtaatgttacaaaagaattctatttcaaataaatgctgtctttcatcaaagaaaaagtatcataatatattattgagaacgtttttttatatatataaatagcacattatatatttttatagcacTGTAAAGTCAATAATGTCAAAAAGTCCTGTATATTTAATTCCTCATGATTTGACCCTGTCTTGAACCTGGAACAGTCTTATAAAGCAATGCTGGTGGCGGGATTTTGAGTCTTTTTTAGATACTGGTGGAGTCTTTGATTAGTCTCTCCATCTCTCTATTTAATGCTCTTCCtgtctgtttttacagtattgcaCCACCACAAAAACTCAAGAGCTTGTCCATGTAGGTTACACTTTCACTATTCTCCTATTTAAATCTTTCTTCTTTACTGATCTTTTTAGATTAGTTTAAAAGCAGCTCTTTGTAAACTTTCCATGAAGCTTGAACTCTGTGTGAAAAAGTCCCATCTATAAGCACCATGAATTTCAAATGGATCTAGCTTGCAGTCTTCGTAGAGAGTGTAAAATCATTCCCAGTGTCTTTGGGTCGCTGGCGTTTGGATCAGTCATGGCAGTCTCAGCAGACAGTCACCATAAAGCTTGACATTCACACATATGTCCTTCCAAACAGTTTAATGGATCCTAGTCAGTCAAATGTACAGATGGAATATCCTGTGAGCGGTCAGTGGACGGGATCATTTATTAACATGTGCAACGGTCCAATAATTCTGTACTTTAGGGAGGAAATGGCAAAGGAAATGTCTGATCTTCTGGCTCAGTGGGTAAAAAGGTTTGTTGTTAGCACTGCAGATCTACACAACCAAAAATCGAAACATTAAAATGACCTTGTGTGCTTCAAACCTAAATCATGAGTCCAATCACAAAACTCATTTCACTCAATATTTTGTTAATCAATATGAACCCAGAGTCACCCTGAATGATCCTTTCTTGTACTTTAATTAAATGCTGATTTGAGTTTTTCTGAAATTGGTttcctgttattgctgttgtGTCTTTCTCGATTCAATTGAGACCTTTTTGCATTTAGCGGTAATTCACTCATGTGTATAAACGGAGGAGTTTGGTCAGTTGTATTAATTGTATGTAGTGTAAAGTATCTTTTGACACTTTCATTGGTAAGTTGAGATCCTTGTTGTGAAAAAAGAGTGGGATCCGCAGGAAATGTGATCTGTTTATGTGTTTTCTGTGGATTCAGAGCTCCGCAGGTGACTGCCACAAACGCTCAAGCGGATGTGAAGAAATATGAACTCAGCAAGTGGAAATACGCTGAATTACGGGACGTCATCAATACTTCCTGTGGTAAGAAAACTTTTGTTCGTTTTCACCAATGCTtatgaatatgaaatatatttgtgtgtttttttctcttcttatATTTCTGACAACATACAGCAGGTCAAAAGTCCTATTTCTATCTGCATTTTTATCCAATTTCATACagattttctttttacaaaatatattttcagcgTAAAAAGTCAAGTAAATCCAGTATTTGGTACGTCTCACATTTGCGTTCAAGCTTGCACAAATTTGCTTACATTGATTAATAACCTTCAAATCTGAAATGATCATTTTAGAGTTTACCTTTTGTTTTAAACAATGTTAAGAATATTTATTTCCAGGTTCCTTTTTTATGCTTATGGAACATAGCACATAATCGTAGCACATAATCtgctgaggaaaaaaaagattttgtcttGTGACTTGCACATTATTATAAACAAATTTAATTCtgtattgattgttttatttctctcttttcacAATCTGTCTTTAGATATCGAGTTGTTAGCTGCGTGTCGTGAGGAGTTTCACCGCAGACTGAAGGTCTATCACACGTGGAAGTCAAAGAACAAGAAACGCAACGCTCAGGATGAGCAGAGAGCACCAAAAGCCGTCACAGACTATGGTAAAATCCCTCTGGAGATCTTTCGTTAGGGTGAAATGCAAATGAGACACTGTAGACAGAAATAACTt
The genomic region above belongs to Carassius carassius chromosome 18, fCarCar2.1, whole genome shotgun sequence and contains:
- the LOC132092770 gene encoding unconventional myosin-VI-like isoform X1 translates to MPTHFTDCTGGELRSGEMDDGKPVWAHHPTDGFQLGRIIDISADSLTIEPLKQRGKNFQASVNQVFPAEDDVNKHVEDNCSLMYLNEATLLNNVRVRYSKDKIYTFVANILIAVNPYFEIPKLYSPETIKQYQGRSLGTLPPHVYAIADKAYRDMKVLKMSQSIIVSGESGAGKTENTKFVLRYLTTSYGTGQDIDERIVEANPLLEAFGNAKTVRNNNSSRFGKFVEIHFNEKNAVVGGFVSHYLLEKSRICTQGQEERNYHIFYRLCAGAPEDIKEKFHLSSPDCFRYLSRGCKRYFSNKDSDKLIPQNRKSPEHLKAGPLKDPLLDDHADFNRMCVAMKKIGLDDTEKFNMFRVVAGVLHLGNIDFEEAGNTSGGCVLKKTCGQSLEFCAELLGLDEEDLRVSLTTRVMQTAAGGAKGTAIQVPLKVEQANSARDALAKAIYSRLFDHVVTRINQCFPFDSSAHFIGVLDIAGFEYFEHNSFEQFCINYCNEKLQQFFNERILKEEQELYQREGLGVNEVHYVDNQDCIDLVEAKLVGVLDILDEENRLPQPSDQHFTDTVHSKHKDHFRLTVPRKSKLTVHRNVRDDEGFIIRHFAGAVCYETTQFVEKNNDALHMSLASLVSESKDKFIGELFENSNHSKDTKQKAGKLNFISVGNKFKTQLNILLEKLHSTGSSFVRCVKPNLKMVSHQFEGAQILSQLQCSGMVSVLDLMQGGFPSRAPFHELYNLYKQYMPAKLTRLDPRLFCKALFKALGLNENDYKFGLTKVFFRPGKFAEFDQIMKSDPDHLAELVKRVNKWLICSRWKKVQWCALSVIKLKNKMLYRAKACIQMQKTVRMWLCRRKHKPRIDGLVKACNLQKRMEKLNEVVSGLKEGKQEMSKHMQELDSSIGAHIFKIKSTVMSRMDIDHEHQALVTRSQQLLSVMQKKKQEEEEMERLRRIQEEMERERKRREEEEQKRKQEEEERRLKAEMELKRKQEEEERKKREEEERRLQEEMKLQLQEEREQEAAQQAVLEQERRDRELALRIAQSEAELIPEETPVEAGLHSIAPPQKLKSLSMEEMAKEMSDLLAQWVKRAPQVTATNAQADVKKYELSKWKYAELRDVINTSCDIELLAACREEFHRRLKVYHTWKSKNKKRNAQDEQRAPKAVTDYAQQNPVVSVEPRQQETLINRQQRFFRIPFIRPGDQYKDPHNKKKGWWYAHFDGPWIARQMELHPDKQPILLVAGKDDMEMCELSLEETGLTRKRGAEILPRQFEEIWEHCGGIQYLKNAIESRQARPTYATAMLQSMLK